In the Enterococcus rotai genome, AAACAAGCACGGTTACGTGGCGCTAAAACCAACAACGGTTTAGGCATGCTGCTATATCAAGGAGCTGCAGCATTTGAAAAATGGACAGGACAAGAAATGCCAATAGAAATCGTAAAACCAATTATTGAAAACAACTAAATTAGAATTGACTGAAGGAGAGAATATACATGATCGTAATTATGAAATCAGAAGCAACAAAGGCACAAATCAAATCGGTGATTGAACGAGTAAAAAAAGAGGGACTAGAAGTTCATCTAAGTGAAGGCAAAGAGCAAACCATCATTGGTTTGGTTGGTGACACAAGAAAAATGCAAGATGTAGCATTTAATAGTTACGATGGTGTTGAAAACGCAGTAAGAATTTCCTTAACATACAAATTAACAAGTCGGGAATTTCACCCAGAAAACACAGTTGTGGATGTTGATGGCATTAAGATAGGCGATGGAAGTATGACGATGATGGCTGGCCCTTGTTCGATTGAAAGTTTAGATCAAATCCGTGAATGTGCCAGAATTGCTAAAGCTGGCGGCGCAACGATTTTACGTGGTGGAGCATTTAAACCTAGAACCTCTCCATACGCGTTTCAAGGATTAGAAGAAGAAGGCTTGAAGTACATTCGTCAAGCAGCCGATGAATTTGACATGAAAGTTATTACAGAAGTCATGGATGAAGCGCATATTGATATGATTGCTCAATACAGTGATATTTTGCAAATTGGTGCGAGAAATATGCAAAACTTCAAATTATTACAAGCAGTTGGAAAAACAGGTAAACCAATTGGCTTAAAACGCGGTATTTCTGGTACAATTGATGAGTGGTTAAATGCTGCGGAGTACATTGCGGCACAAGGTAACTTCAATGTGATGTTCATTGAACGTGGGATTCGTACCTACGAAACAGCCACACGTAATACGTTGGATTTGAGTGCTGTACCACTAATTAAAAAGCTAAGCCATTTTCCGATTATTGTTGACCCTAGTCACGGAGTTGGGATTTGGGACCTAGTTCCGCCAATGGCACGTGCAGGAGTTGCTGCTGGTGCAGATGGATTAATCGTTGAAATCCATCCAGATCCAGTTAATGCGTGGTCTGATGGTCCACAATCACTAAACGAAAAAACTTACATGCGAATGATGCAAGAAGTTCATATTATGGAAAAAGCAATGAAAGAAATCAATGCTTTAGGAGAATAAAGGAACGAAATTAGGGCATAGATAAAGGTTAGTATTTCTTTTTAATAAAAAATAGGAGTTGAAAAAATGAAACTCACGGTCAATTTACCAAACCATTCTTATGATTTAACCATTGAAAAAGGACTGTTGAAAGATATCGGTTCTTGGGTAAAAGCGTTATGGGCACCGCAAAAAGTTGTGATCATAACTGATACTAATGTTCAGCCTTTGTATGGTGAAGCAGTCTCCAAACGTTTACTAGAAGCTGGTTTTGAGCCTGCAACTTTTGTGATCGATGCAGGTGAACAAAGTAAAAGCCTGACTGTCGCTGCTGAAATCTACGATTTTCTAGCAGATAAAGGATTGACTAGGAGTGATGGGATTATCGCCTTAGGTGGTGGCGTTGTGGGTGATTTAGCAGGTTTTATTGCGTCAACATATATGCGTGGTTTGCATTTTTTACAAGTTCCAACGACGTTGTTGGCACAAGTAGATAGTAGTATTGGTGGTAAAACAGCCGTCAATACGACTAAAGCTAAAAATCTAGTTGGAACATTTGCTCAGCCGGATGGCGTTTTAATTGATCCTGATACGTTGAACACCTTAGAGGTTCGACGTGTTAGAGAAGGGATTGCTGAAATCATTAAATCAGCTGCGATTGCAGATAAGCATTTATGGCAAAAATTGGCTGATTTGACTGATGAGCATGATTTGATTTTACATGCAGTAGACATCATTGCTGCTTGCTGTAAAATAAAACGAAAAGTAGTAGAAGAAGATGAATTAGATAATGGTGTTCGTTTACTTCTCAATTTCGGGCATACGATCGGTCATGCATTAGAAAATACAGCTGGTTACGGTAACTTAACGCATGGTGAAGGGGTTGCAATCGGGATGAGCCAGATCACCAGAGTCGCTGAAAGTAAAAAATTAACGCCGAGCGGTACGACAGACCAACTGAATAAAATGATCCAAAAATTTCATTTGCCGATCACCTCAGAGTTGTGGGATCAAGAACAACTGTATAGTGCGTTGACACATGATAAAAAAGCGCGCGGCGGAAAAATCAATATTATTTTATTAGAAACGATCGGTCATGCAAAAATTGTTCGTATTCCAATCGAAGAAATGAAGAGTTATTTAGACTAACTAGCAACGAGTGTTAGCTTTTCTGTTTTCCAGGCGAGCTTAAACGGGCTTATTACGCTTTTACTTTGAAACATGCCAAGAAATACAACGAAGTAATGAGTTGATATTGATTGGTACAAGGTGACTGAAAGGAACGTTACTTCCATCAGTTATTAAGATGTTGAAAAGTGCAAGGTGAAGCAAAGCGGAACGTTGTTACCATATCTAGCTGCACGGGCTAGCTCTTCGGAAAAAAGATAAAAATTGAATGTGGCAAAAAGCACCACAGTCAATTTTTCCTATTTTTCTGTCAGAGCTGAACGAGCCCGTTACACTTTTAAAATTAGGAGGAAATCACATGCGTTTTATTACTGCGGGAGAATCACACGGACCAGAATTGACAGCAATTATCGAAGGCTTACCAGCAGGGTTGCCATTGTCACCTGAGGATATTAATTTAGAGCTAGCAAGAAGACAAGGTGGATATGGTCGTGGCGGTAGAATGTTGATTGAAAAAGATCAAGTAAGAATCACTTCAGGCATTCGTCACGGAAAAACATTAGGTTCGCCAGTGACATTAGTGGTTGAGAACAAAGATTGGAAAAACTGGACATCGGTTATGTCGATCGAAAAAGTCACGGAAAAAGAGAAGAAGATTCGCCGCGTTAACAAACCACGTCCTGGTCATGCTGATTTGGTTGGCGGCATTAAATACCAGCATGATGATCTTAGAAATGTCTTAGAACGCTCCTCAGCACGCGAAACAACTATGCGTGTGGCAATTGGAGCCGTTGCTAAAAAACTGTTGAAAGAGCTAGATATCGAAGTAGCGGGGCATGTGGCCATATTAGGTGGAATCAAAGCTGAAATTCCAGATAATTTAACCGTTCAAGAAATTCAAGAACGTTCAGAAAAATCCGACGTTCGAGTTCTTGACCCTTCAGTTGAACAAGAAATTCGTGATCTGATAGATAAAACTAAGAAAAATGGTGATACGATCGGTGGAGTGGTCGAAGTTGTTGTCGGCGGTGTGCCGATTGGATTAGGCAGTTATGTCCAATGGGATCGCAAGTTAGATGCGAAAATTGCTCAAGCCGTTACCAGTATCAATGCTTTTAAAGGGGTTGAATTTGGGATTGGTTTTGAAATGGGCTTTAAACCAGGCAGCCAAGTTATGGATGAAATTGTCTGGGATCAAGCAACTGGGTATACAAGAACTTCAAACAATCTAGGTGGTTTTGAAGGTGGTATGACAAATGGAATGCCAATCGTTGTTAGAGGTGTTATGAAGCCGATTCCGACATTGTATAAACCTTTACAAAGTGTCAATATCGATACAAAAGAGCCGTACAAAGCAAGCGTAGAGCGTTCTGACAGTACTGCTGTGCCCGCTGCTAGTGTTGTTTGTGAAGCGGTTGTGGCAACAGAAGTTGCTCAAGCAATGTTGGAAAAATTTGGTAGCGATGCTTTTGAACAAATGAAAGCAGAAGTTGACTCTTACCGCCGCTATACTCAAACGTTTTAATTCAAATTAAAAAATGGAGAGTGAAGCGGAATGGATAAAAAGGTTTTGATCATTGGATTAGGCTTGATCGGCAGTTCAATTGCTTTATGTATAAAAAAAGAGCATCCAGCTGTAACGATCATCGGGATGGATAATCAAGAAAGTTCTGTAGACTTTGCGTTAAAGCGAAAAATCATTGACCAAAAAGAGAGCACAATTGAAACAGCAGCGGTACAAGCAGATATTATTTTTTTATGTACGCCTGTTAAAAGTATGTTGAACCAACTCAAACTATTAGGAACCTTGTCATTAAAACCAGAGGTAATCATAACAGATGTTGGCAGTACGAAATTAGAAATTATTGAAACAGCTCAAGCAGCTGGGTTAAAAACGTTTATCGGTGGACATCCTATGGCAGGCTCACATAAATCTGGTGTGACGGCAGCGGATGAAAACTTATTTGAAAATGCGTATTATATTTTAACCGCTTCAGAAGATGGAACACAAAAGCAAGTCCAGCAATTACAAACCATTTTACAAGGAACACGAGCAAAATTTGTGGTTCTTACAGCAGAGGAACATGATCAAATTACAGGAATGCTCAGTCACTTACCACATATTATTGCAGCGGGTCTAGTCAACCAAAGTAAGGTTTTCAATGAAGAACATCCCCGCTCACGACAATTAGCGGCTGGCGGTTTTCGTGATATTACCCGGATCGCTTCTTCTGATCCGCAAATGTGGACTGATATTTTGCTGAGTAATAAAGAGGCGTTATTAACGTTGATGCATTCATGGCAAACTGAAATGGAACAAGTTTCCGATTGGATCCAAAATGAAAATAGTGAAGCGATTTATCAGTTTTTCTATGAAGCAAAAGAAACAAGAAATCAAATGCCTGTTCACAAAGAGGGCGCAATTCCAGCCTTCTATGATTTATTTGTTGACGTACCGGATGTCCCAGGTGTGATTGCAGAGATTACAGGTTTATTAGGTAAAGCAAACCTCTCGTTGATTAATTTGAAAATTCTTGAAACTCGGGAAGATATTTACGGTATTTTACAATTAACCTTTAAAAGGCAGGATGATTTAGAAAAAGCGAAAGTGACTATTGAAAAAGAGACAGAATATTTGTGCTATGAAAAATGAGATTTTGTATAGTAGTTGCTTTGAAACATGCCGAGAAATACAACAATATTATGAGTTGATATTGATTGCTCCTGCAATTACTCGTCGCACGAAAAGACTTGGTACAATGTGACTGAAAGGAAGGTTGCTTCCTTCAGTTATTAAGATGTTGAAAAGTACAAGATGTAGCGAAGCGGAACGTTGTTACCATGTGTTATCTAGCTTCAAGAGCTAACTCTTCGGGAAAAAGATAAATTCTAAATGAGGCAAAAAACACCTCAGTTAGAATTTCCTATTTTTCTGTCAGAGTTGAACGAGCTCGCTGCGCTTTTAAGTTTAGGAGGGATTTTTTGGATTTAGTTATTAATAAAATTGGTTTGAATGGGGTAATTGATATTCCTAGTGATAAATCGATTTCTCACAGAAGTATTATGTTTGGTGCTATTGCTGAAGGGAAGACGACGATTCGCAACTTTTTACGTGGTGATGATTGTTTAAGCACTTTAAAAGCTTTTCAAGATTTGGGGGTTAAAATTGAAGATGATGGCGAAGTTATAACCGTTCATGGTAATGGTTTCTCAGGATTGAAACCTGCGAAGCAAGCAATTTATGTTGGAAATTCTGGGACTACGATTCGCTTGATTATGGGGATTTTGGCAGGAACATCGTTCACTACCGAATTGTTTGGTGATCATTCGATTGCTAAACGTCCTATGAATCGAGTAATGCTACCGATCAATCAAATGGGTGCTGTTTGTACAGGGCATGATGGGACAGAGTTTCCGCCGCTGACAGTGAAAGGTACAGAAAAACTAAGCCCTATTCATTATCAAATGCCTGTTGCGAGTGCTCAAGTTAAATCAGCGATTTTGTTTGCCGCTTTACAAGCTCATGGTGAATCCGTTATTGTAGAAAAAGAGAAGACGCGTGATCATACAGAAGATATGATTCGTCAATTTGGCGGTGATATTTCAGTTTCAGGAAAAGAAATTAGAATCAGTGGACCACAAAAGTTAGTTGGACAAGAAGTAGTGGTGCCAGGGGATATTTCTTCAGCGGCCTTCTTCCTTACGGCAGGACTGATCATTCCAGATAGCAAAATCATTTTAAAGAACGTTGGCTTAAACCCAACTCGTACGGGAATCATTGATGTTATTCAACAAATGGGTGGAAAGCTACTAGTACAAGAATCGGGTAGTGAAGCCAATAAAGCTGGAACTTTAACCGTTGAAACAAGTGATCTTAAAGGAATTGAAATCAGTGGAGAAATTATTCCAAGATTAATCGATGAACTACCGATCATTGCTTTATTAGCCACTCAGGCTGAGGGAACCACAATTATTCGTGACGCTGAAGAGTTGAAAGTAAAAGAAACGAATCGGATCGATGCAGTCGCAACTGAGTTAAACAAAATGGGAGCTAAAATCGAGCCAACTGATGATGGATTAATTATTCATGGTAAAACACCACTAAACGGTGCGAATGTAACAAGTTATGGAGACCATCGCATTGGTATGATGCTGCAAATTGCGGCTCTTTTAGTAGAAAGTGGCAAAGTTGAATTAGACAAAGCGGAAGCAATTTCAGTTTCTTATCCAAGATTTTTTGATGATTTAACTAAATTATATTGATAAACGGAGGAAT is a window encoding:
- the aroF gene encoding 3-deoxy-7-phosphoheptulonate synthase, with translation MIVIMKSEATKAQIKSVIERVKKEGLEVHLSEGKEQTIIGLVGDTRKMQDVAFNSYDGVENAVRISLTYKLTSREFHPENTVVDVDGIKIGDGSMTMMAGPCSIESLDQIRECARIAKAGGATILRGGAFKPRTSPYAFQGLEEEGLKYIRQAADEFDMKVITEVMDEAHIDMIAQYSDILQIGARNMQNFKLLQAVGKTGKPIGLKRGISGTIDEWLNAAEYIAAQGNFNVMFIERGIRTYETATRNTLDLSAVPLIKKLSHFPIIVDPSHGVGIWDLVPPMARAGVAAGADGLIVEIHPDPVNAWSDGPQSLNEKTYMRMMQEVHIMEKAMKEINALGE
- the aroB gene encoding 3-dehydroquinate synthase, translated to MKLTVNLPNHSYDLTIEKGLLKDIGSWVKALWAPQKVVIITDTNVQPLYGEAVSKRLLEAGFEPATFVIDAGEQSKSLTVAAEIYDFLADKGLTRSDGIIALGGGVVGDLAGFIASTYMRGLHFLQVPTTLLAQVDSSIGGKTAVNTTKAKNLVGTFAQPDGVLIDPDTLNTLEVRRVREGIAEIIKSAAIADKHLWQKLADLTDEHDLILHAVDIIAACCKIKRKVVEEDELDNGVRLLLNFGHTIGHALENTAGYGNLTHGEGVAIGMSQITRVAESKKLTPSGTTDQLNKMIQKFHLPITSELWDQEQLYSALTHDKKARGGKINIILLETIGHAKIVRIPIEEMKSYLD
- the aroC gene encoding chorismate synthase, producing MRFITAGESHGPELTAIIEGLPAGLPLSPEDINLELARRQGGYGRGGRMLIEKDQVRITSGIRHGKTLGSPVTLVVENKDWKNWTSVMSIEKVTEKEKKIRRVNKPRPGHADLVGGIKYQHDDLRNVLERSSARETTMRVAIGAVAKKLLKELDIEVAGHVAILGGIKAEIPDNLTVQEIQERSEKSDVRVLDPSVEQEIRDLIDKTKKNGDTIGGVVEVVVGGVPIGLGSYVQWDRKLDAKIAQAVTSINAFKGVEFGIGFEMGFKPGSQVMDEIVWDQATGYTRTSNNLGGFEGGMTNGMPIVVRGVMKPIPTLYKPLQSVNIDTKEPYKASVERSDSTAVPAASVVCEAVVATEVAQAMLEKFGSDAFEQMKAEVDSYRRYTQTF
- a CDS encoding prephenate dehydrogenase, translated to MDKKVLIIGLGLIGSSIALCIKKEHPAVTIIGMDNQESSVDFALKRKIIDQKESTIETAAVQADIIFLCTPVKSMLNQLKLLGTLSLKPEVIITDVGSTKLEIIETAQAAGLKTFIGGHPMAGSHKSGVTAADENLFENAYYILTASEDGTQKQVQQLQTILQGTRAKFVVLTAEEHDQITGMLSHLPHIIAAGLVNQSKVFNEEHPRSRQLAAGGFRDITRIASSDPQMWTDILLSNKEALLTLMHSWQTEMEQVSDWIQNENSEAIYQFFYEAKETRNQMPVHKEGAIPAFYDLFVDVPDVPGVIAEITGLLGKANLSLINLKILETREDIYGILQLTFKRQDDLEKAKVTIEKETEYLCYEK
- the aroA gene encoding 3-phosphoshikimate 1-carboxyvinyltransferase; amino-acid sequence: MDLVINKIGLNGVIDIPSDKSISHRSIMFGAIAEGKTTIRNFLRGDDCLSTLKAFQDLGVKIEDDGEVITVHGNGFSGLKPAKQAIYVGNSGTTIRLIMGILAGTSFTTELFGDHSIAKRPMNRVMLPINQMGAVCTGHDGTEFPPLTVKGTEKLSPIHYQMPVASAQVKSAILFAALQAHGESVIVEKEKTRDHTEDMIRQFGGDISVSGKEIRISGPQKLVGQEVVVPGDISSAAFFLTAGLIIPDSKIILKNVGLNPTRTGIIDVIQQMGGKLLVQESGSEANKAGTLTVETSDLKGIEISGEIIPRLIDELPIIALLATQAEGTTIIRDAEELKVKETNRIDAVATELNKMGAKIEPTDDGLIIHGKTPLNGANVTSYGDHRIGMMLQIAALLVESGKVELDKAEAISVSYPRFFDDLTKLY